A portion of the Cervus elaphus chromosome X, mCerEla1.1, whole genome shotgun sequence genome contains these proteins:
- the LOC122690028 gene encoding 60S ribosomal protein L36a-like → MVVPTDSHEEARRETSYILPFPARPHSFCAGIAVANMVNVPKTRRTFCKKCGKHQPHKVTQYKKGKDSLYAQGKRRYDRKQSGYGGQTKPIFRKKAKTTKKIVLRLECVEPNCRSKRMLAIKRCKHFELGGDKKRKGQVIQF, encoded by the exons ATGGTTGTTCCCACCGACTCCCATGAGGAAGCGCGACGAGAAACCTCCTATATACTTCCGTTTCCGGCCAGACCTCATTCTTTTTGTGCTGGTATCGCTGTCGCAAACATG GTGAACGTTCCAAAAACCCGCCGGACTTTCTGTAAGAAGTGTGGGAAGCACCAGCCCCACAAAGTGACACAGTACAAGAAGGGCAAGGATTCTTTATATGCCCAGG GAAAGCGGCGTTATGACAGGAAGCAGAGTGGCTATGGTGGGCAGACTAAGCCAATTTTCCGGAAAAAG GCTAAAACTACAAAGAAGATTGTACTGAGGCTTGAATGTGTTGAGCCCAACTGTAGATCAAAGAGAATGCTGGCTATTAAGAGATGCAAGCATTTTGAGTTGGGAGGCGATAAGAAGAGAAAG GGCCAAGTGATCCAATTTTGA